The following proteins are encoded in a genomic region of Mustela erminea isolate mMusErm1 chromosome 3, mMusErm1.Pri, whole genome shotgun sequence:
- the FAM193B gene encoding protein FAM193B isoform X10 codes for MPLLKMPPPFSGCSHPCSGHCSGHCSGPLLPPPSSQQLPSTHSRDPGCKGHKFTHSGLACQLPQPCEADEGLGEEEDSSSERSSCTSSSTHQRDGKFCDCCYCEFFGHNAPPAAPTSRNYTEIREKLRSRLTRRKEELPVKGGALGGIPGEPAVDHRDVDELLEFINSTEPKAPNSARAAKRARHKLKKKEKEKAHLAAEALKQVNRSVSGSQEPRPARERLLEWPDRELDRVNSFLSSRLQEIKNTVKDSIRASFSVCELNMDSNGFSKEGAAEPEPQSLSPSNLNGSSEQRPDINLDLSPLTLGSSQNHTLRVPGEPAPPWTEMRGSHPPWTEVRGPPPGIIPENGLVRRLNAVPNLSRVIWVKTPKPGNPSPEEPSPKEVPSYKQELPEPVASSGKPRKGKRQGSQAKKNEASPAPRSPASLEAASAKGQTPSSKQPGKAPEPPKVGSFAEAGEGSRGSQPGPGWAGSPKADEKGSSWRNWPGEAKARPLEQESVQPPGLARPQSLPQGKGRSRRSRNKQEKTAASLDDVFLPKDMDGVEMDETDREVEYFKRFCLDSAKQTRQKVAVNWTNFSLKKTTPSTAQ; via the exons ATGCCGCTCCTGAAGATGCCTCCACCATTCTCGGGGTGCAGCCACCCCTGTAGCGGGCACTGCAGCGGGCACTGCAGCGGgcctctcctcccacctcccagctctCAGCAGCTCCCTAGCACTCACAG cagggaccctgggtgCAAGGGACACAAGTTTACACACAGTGGTCTGGCCTGccagctgccccagccctgcGAAGCAGATGAGGGCCTGGGTGAGGAAGAGGACAGCAGCTCAGAGCGCAGCTCCTGCACCTCATCCTCCACTCACCAGAGAGATGGAAAGTTCTGTGACTGCTGCTACTGTGAGTTCTTCGGCCACAATGCG ccacccgcTGCCCCGACGAGTCGGAATTATACAGAGATCCGAGAGAAGCTCCGCTCGAGGCTGACCAGGCGGAAAGAGGAGCTGCCCGTGAAGGGGGGCGCCCTGGGCGGGATCCCTGGGGAGCCCGCCGTGGACCACCGAGATGTGGATGAGCTGCTGGAATTCATCAACAGCACGGAGCCCAAAGCCCCCAACAGCGCCAGGGCCGCCAAGCGGGCCCGGCACAAGCTGAAAAAgaag gaaaaggaaaaggccCACTTGGCAGCAGAAGCTCTAAAGCAGGTGAATCGTAGTGTTTCCGGAAGCCAGGAGCCAAGGCCTGCCAGGGAGAGGCTCTTGGAGTGGCCCGACCGGGAGCTGGATCGGGTCAACAGCTTCCTGAGCAGCCGTCTACAAGAGATCAAGAACACTGTCAAGGACTCTATCCGTGCCAGCTTCAGTGTGTGTGAGCTCAATATGGACAGCAATGGATTCTCTAAGGAGGGGGCTGCTGAGCCAGAGCCCCAGAGCCTATCCCCCTCAAACCTCAATGGCTCCTCAGAGCAACGGCCTGATATTAATCTTGACCTATCCCCTTTGACTTTGGGGTCCTCTCAGAACCACACGTTACGAGTTCCAGGTGAGCCGGCCCCACCATGGACAGAAATGAGAGGCTCTCACCCACCATGGACAGAGGTGAGGGGACCCCCTCCCGGTATCATCCCTGAGAATGGGCTAGTGAGGAGACTCAACGCTGTGCCCAACCTTTCCCGGGTAATCTGGGTCAAGACACCCAAGCCAGGCAACCCTAGCCCTGAGGAGCCAAGCCCAAAGGAGGTTCCCAGTTACAAGCAGGAGCTGCCTGAGCCTGTGGCCTCAAGTGGGAAGCCTCGGAAGGGCAAGAGACAGGGCAGTCAGGCCAAGAAGAATGAGGCAAGCCCAGCCCCCCGGTCCCCAGCCAGCCTAGAGGCTGCCAGTGCCAAGGGCCAGACCCCCAGCTCCAAGCAGCCAGGCAAGGCCCCGGAGCCTCCCAAAGTGGGCAGCTTTGCCGAGGCTGGAGAGGGGAGCCGGGGAAGCCAACCGGGACCAGGCTGGGCTGGCAGCCCCAAAGCCGACGAGAAGGGCAGCTCCTGGCGAAACTGGCCAGGTGAGGCCAAAGCACGGCCTCTGGAGCAGGAGTCTGTGCAGCCCCCAGGCCTAGCAAGGCCACAGAGCTTGCCACAGGGCAAGGGCCGCAGCCGCCGGAGCCGCAACAAGCAGGAGAAGACGGCCGCCTCCTTGG ACGATGTGTTCCTGCCCAAGGACATGGATGGGGTGGAGATGGATGAGACTGACCGGGAGGTGGAGTACTTCAAGAG GTTCTGTTTGGATTCTGCAAAGCAAACTCGTCAGAAAGTTGCTGTGAACTGGACCAACTTCAGCCTCAAGAAAACCACTCCCAGCACAGCTCAGTGA
- the FAM193B gene encoding protein FAM193B isoform X2, with protein sequence MTRRRSRPSGGAGRRERMRAAGQQKPQAPEPPPPPSLEAGAGAGPSEAPVEPDRDGPREEDEPKLAPGPQVPPTSTQSVQTCCLLCHRERKGWEEGPSQNGLVLQGEKLPPDFMPKLVKNLLGEMPLWVCQSCRKSMEEDERQTGREHAVAISLSHTSCKSQSCGGDSHSSSSSSSSSSSSSSCHGNSGDWDPSSFLSAHKLSGLWNSPHSSGAVPGSSLGSPSTIPGEVFSISEHHRHSDLTAPPNSPTGHHPQPASLIPNHPGSFGSPPHPHLLPATPAAPFPAQASECPVAAAAAPHTPGVCQTPHLPSTSMPLLKMPPPFSGCSHPCSGHCSGHCSGPLLPPPSSQQLPSTHRDPGCKGHKFTHSGLACQLPQPCEADEGLGEEEDSSSERSSCTSSSTHQRDGKFCDCCYCEFFGHNAPPAAPTSRNYTEIREKLRSRLTRRKEELPVKGGALGGIPGEPAVDHRDVDELLEFINSTEPKAPNSARAAKRARHKLKKKEKEKAHLAAEALKQVNRSVSGSQEPRPARERLLEWPDRELDRVNSFLSSRLQEIKNTVKDSIRASFSVCELNMDSNGFSKEGAAEPEPQSLSPSNLNGSSEQRPDINLDLSPLTLGSSQNHTLRVPGEPAPPWTEMRGSHPPWTEVRGPPPGIIPENGLVRRLNAVPNLSRVIWVKTPKPGNPSPEEPSPKEVPSYKQELPEPVASSGKPRKGKRQGSQAKKNEASPAPRSPASLEAASAKGQTPSSKQPGKAPEPPKVGSFAEAGEGSRGSQPGPGWAGSPKADEKGSSWRNWPGEAKARPLEQESVQPPGLARPQSLPQGKGRSRRSRNKQEKTAASLDDVFLPKDMDGVEMDETDREVEYFKRFCLDSAKQTRQKVAVNWTNFSLKKTTPSTAQ encoded by the exons gttccccccacctccacccagtCTGTGCAGACTTGCTGCCTGCTATGTCATCGGGAACGCAAAGGCTGGGAAGAAGGCCCTTCCCAAAATGGACTGGTGTTGCAGGGTGAGAAGCTGCCCCCTGACTTCATGCCAAAGCTTGTCAAGAATCTCCTAGGCGAGATGCCTCTGTGGGTCTGCCAGAGTTGCCGAAAGAGCATGGAGGAAGATGAAAGGCAGACAGGTCGAGAGCATGCAGTGGCG ATCTCCTTGTCACACACATCCTGCAAATCACAGTCTTGTGGGGGTGACTCTCATTCCTCTTCGTCCTCCTCTTCAtcgtcctcgtcctcctcctcctgccatgGGAACTCAGGGGACTGGGATCCCAGCTCCTTCCTGTCAGCACATAAGCTCTCGGGCCTCTGGAACTCTCCGCACTCCAGTGGGGCCGTGCCGGGTAGCTCACTCGGGAGTCCTTCTACCATCCCTG GTGAGGTCTTCTCTATCTCGGAGCACCACCGGCACTCAGACCTCACTGCTCCACCTAACAGCCCCACCGGCCACCACCCCCAGCCAGCATCGCTGATCCCGAATCACCCCGGATCCTTCGGCTCACCACCCCACCCACACCTGCTGCCTGCCACCCCGGCAGCGCCTTTCCCTGCCCAGGCTTCAGAATGCCCTGTTGCCGCTGCTgccgccccccacaccccaggggTATGTCAgaccccccacctgccctccaccAGCATGCCGCTCCTGAAGATGCCTCCACCATTCTCGGGGTGCAGCCACCCCTGTAGCGGGCACTGCAGCGGGCACTGCAGCGGgcctctcctcccacctcccagctctCAGCAGCTCCCTAGCACTCACAG ggaccctgggtgCAAGGGACACAAGTTTACACACAGTGGTCTGGCCTGccagctgccccagccctgcGAAGCAGATGAGGGCCTGGGTGAGGAAGAGGACAGCAGCTCAGAGCGCAGCTCCTGCACCTCATCCTCCACTCACCAGAGAGATGGAAAGTTCTGTGACTGCTGCTACTGTGAGTTCTTCGGCCACAATGCG ccacccgcTGCCCCGACGAGTCGGAATTATACAGAGATCCGAGAGAAGCTCCGCTCGAGGCTGACCAGGCGGAAAGAGGAGCTGCCCGTGAAGGGGGGCGCCCTGGGCGGGATCCCTGGGGAGCCCGCCGTGGACCACCGAGATGTGGATGAGCTGCTGGAATTCATCAACAGCACGGAGCCCAAAGCCCCCAACAGCGCCAGGGCCGCCAAGCGGGCCCGGCACAAGCTGAAAAAgaag gaaaaggaaaaggccCACTTGGCAGCAGAAGCTCTAAAGCAGGTGAATCGTAGTGTTTCCGGAAGCCAGGAGCCAAGGCCTGCCAGGGAGAGGCTCTTGGAGTGGCCCGACCGGGAGCTGGATCGGGTCAACAGCTTCCTGAGCAGCCGTCTACAAGAGATCAAGAACACTGTCAAGGACTCTATCCGTGCCAGCTTCAGTGTGTGTGAGCTCAATATGGACAGCAATGGATTCTCTAAGGAGGGGGCTGCTGAGCCAGAGCCCCAGAGCCTATCCCCCTCAAACCTCAATGGCTCCTCAGAGCAACGGCCTGATATTAATCTTGACCTATCCCCTTTGACTTTGGGGTCCTCTCAGAACCACACGTTACGAGTTCCAGGTGAGCCGGCCCCACCATGGACAGAAATGAGAGGCTCTCACCCACCATGGACAGAGGTGAGGGGACCCCCTCCCGGTATCATCCCTGAGAATGGGCTAGTGAGGAGACTCAACGCTGTGCCCAACCTTTCCCGGGTAATCTGGGTCAAGACACCCAAGCCAGGCAACCCTAGCCCTGAGGAGCCAAGCCCAAAGGAGGTTCCCAGTTACAAGCAGGAGCTGCCTGAGCCTGTGGCCTCAAGTGGGAAGCCTCGGAAGGGCAAGAGACAGGGCAGTCAGGCCAAGAAGAATGAGGCAAGCCCAGCCCCCCGGTCCCCAGCCAGCCTAGAGGCTGCCAGTGCCAAGGGCCAGACCCCCAGCTCCAAGCAGCCAGGCAAGGCCCCGGAGCCTCCCAAAGTGGGCAGCTTTGCCGAGGCTGGAGAGGGGAGCCGGGGAAGCCAACCGGGACCAGGCTGGGCTGGCAGCCCCAAAGCCGACGAGAAGGGCAGCTCCTGGCGAAACTGGCCAGGTGAGGCCAAAGCACGGCCTCTGGAGCAGGAGTCTGTGCAGCCCCCAGGCCTAGCAAGGCCACAGAGCTTGCCACAGGGCAAGGGCCGCAGCCGCCGGAGCCGCAACAAGCAGGAGAAGACGGCCGCCTCCTTGG ACGATGTGTTCCTGCCCAAGGACATGGATGGGGTGGAGATGGATGAGACTGACCGGGAGGTGGAGTACTTCAAGAG GTTCTGTTTGGATTCTGCAAAGCAAACTCGTCAGAAAGTTGCTGTGAACTGGACCAACTTCAGCCTCAAGAAAACCACTCCCAGCACAGCTCAGTGA
- the FAM193B gene encoding protein FAM193B isoform X7, translated as MTRMAKISLSHTSCKSQSCGGDSHSSSSSSSSSSSSSSCHGNSGDWDPSSFLSAHKLSGLWNSPHSSGAVPGSSLGSPSTIPGEVFSISEHHRHSDLTAPPNSPTGHHPQPASLIPNHPGSFGSPPHPHLLPATPAAPFPAQASECPVAAAAAPHTPGVCQTPHLPSTSMPLLKMPPPFSGCSHPCSGHCSGHCSGPLLPPPSSQQLPSTHSRDPGCKGHKFTHSGLACQLPQPCEADEGLGEEEDSSSERSSCTSSSTHQRDGKFCDCCYCEFFGHNAPPAAPTSRNYTEIREKLRSRLTRRKEELPVKGGALGGIPGEPAVDHRDVDELLEFINSTEPKAPNSARAAKRARHKLKKKEKEKAHLAAEALKQVNRSVSGSQEPRPARERLLEWPDRELDRVNSFLSSRLQEIKNTVKDSIRASFSVCELNMDSNGFSKEGAAEPEPQSLSPSNLNGSSEQRPDINLDLSPLTLGSSQNHTLRVPGEPAPPWTEMRGSHPPWTEVRGPPPGIIPENGLVRRLNAVPNLSRVIWVKTPKPGNPSPEEPSPKEVPSYKQELPEPVASSGKPRKGKRQGSQAKKNEASPAPRSPASLEAASAKGQTPSSKQPGKAPEPPKVGSFAEAGEGSRGSQPGPGWAGSPKADEKGSSWRNWPGEAKARPLEQESVQPPGLARPQSLPQGKGRSRRSRNKQEKTAASLDDVFLPKDMDGVEMDETDREVEYFKRFCLDSAKQTRQKVAVNWTNFSLKKTTPSTAQ; from the exons ATGACAAGGATGGCAAAG ATCTCCTTGTCACACACATCCTGCAAATCACAGTCTTGTGGGGGTGACTCTCATTCCTCTTCGTCCTCCTCTTCAtcgtcctcgtcctcctcctcctgccatgGGAACTCAGGGGACTGGGATCCCAGCTCCTTCCTGTCAGCACATAAGCTCTCGGGCCTCTGGAACTCTCCGCACTCCAGTGGGGCCGTGCCGGGTAGCTCACTCGGGAGTCCTTCTACCATCCCTG GTGAGGTCTTCTCTATCTCGGAGCACCACCGGCACTCAGACCTCACTGCTCCACCTAACAGCCCCACCGGCCACCACCCCCAGCCAGCATCGCTGATCCCGAATCACCCCGGATCCTTCGGCTCACCACCCCACCCACACCTGCTGCCTGCCACCCCGGCAGCGCCTTTCCCTGCCCAGGCTTCAGAATGCCCTGTTGCCGCTGCTgccgccccccacaccccaggggTATGTCAgaccccccacctgccctccaccAGCATGCCGCTCCTGAAGATGCCTCCACCATTCTCGGGGTGCAGCCACCCCTGTAGCGGGCACTGCAGCGGGCACTGCAGCGGgcctctcctcccacctcccagctctCAGCAGCTCCCTAGCACTCACAG cagggaccctgggtgCAAGGGACACAAGTTTACACACAGTGGTCTGGCCTGccagctgccccagccctgcGAAGCAGATGAGGGCCTGGGTGAGGAAGAGGACAGCAGCTCAGAGCGCAGCTCCTGCACCTCATCCTCCACTCACCAGAGAGATGGAAAGTTCTGTGACTGCTGCTACTGTGAGTTCTTCGGCCACAATGCG ccacccgcTGCCCCGACGAGTCGGAATTATACAGAGATCCGAGAGAAGCTCCGCTCGAGGCTGACCAGGCGGAAAGAGGAGCTGCCCGTGAAGGGGGGCGCCCTGGGCGGGATCCCTGGGGAGCCCGCCGTGGACCACCGAGATGTGGATGAGCTGCTGGAATTCATCAACAGCACGGAGCCCAAAGCCCCCAACAGCGCCAGGGCCGCCAAGCGGGCCCGGCACAAGCTGAAAAAgaag gaaaaggaaaaggccCACTTGGCAGCAGAAGCTCTAAAGCAGGTGAATCGTAGTGTTTCCGGAAGCCAGGAGCCAAGGCCTGCCAGGGAGAGGCTCTTGGAGTGGCCCGACCGGGAGCTGGATCGGGTCAACAGCTTCCTGAGCAGCCGTCTACAAGAGATCAAGAACACTGTCAAGGACTCTATCCGTGCCAGCTTCAGTGTGTGTGAGCTCAATATGGACAGCAATGGATTCTCTAAGGAGGGGGCTGCTGAGCCAGAGCCCCAGAGCCTATCCCCCTCAAACCTCAATGGCTCCTCAGAGCAACGGCCTGATATTAATCTTGACCTATCCCCTTTGACTTTGGGGTCCTCTCAGAACCACACGTTACGAGTTCCAGGTGAGCCGGCCCCACCATGGACAGAAATGAGAGGCTCTCACCCACCATGGACAGAGGTGAGGGGACCCCCTCCCGGTATCATCCCTGAGAATGGGCTAGTGAGGAGACTCAACGCTGTGCCCAACCTTTCCCGGGTAATCTGGGTCAAGACACCCAAGCCAGGCAACCCTAGCCCTGAGGAGCCAAGCCCAAAGGAGGTTCCCAGTTACAAGCAGGAGCTGCCTGAGCCTGTGGCCTCAAGTGGGAAGCCTCGGAAGGGCAAGAGACAGGGCAGTCAGGCCAAGAAGAATGAGGCAAGCCCAGCCCCCCGGTCCCCAGCCAGCCTAGAGGCTGCCAGTGCCAAGGGCCAGACCCCCAGCTCCAAGCAGCCAGGCAAGGCCCCGGAGCCTCCCAAAGTGGGCAGCTTTGCCGAGGCTGGAGAGGGGAGCCGGGGAAGCCAACCGGGACCAGGCTGGGCTGGCAGCCCCAAAGCCGACGAGAAGGGCAGCTCCTGGCGAAACTGGCCAGGTGAGGCCAAAGCACGGCCTCTGGAGCAGGAGTCTGTGCAGCCCCCAGGCCTAGCAAGGCCACAGAGCTTGCCACAGGGCAAGGGCCGCAGCCGCCGGAGCCGCAACAAGCAGGAGAAGACGGCCGCCTCCTTGG ACGATGTGTTCCTGCCCAAGGACATGGATGGGGTGGAGATGGATGAGACTGACCGGGAGGTGGAGTACTTCAAGAG GTTCTGTTTGGATTCTGCAAAGCAAACTCGTCAGAAAGTTGCTGTGAACTGGACCAACTTCAGCCTCAAGAAAACCACTCCCAGCACAGCTCAGTGA
- the FAM193B gene encoding protein FAM193B isoform X5, giving the protein MTRRRSRPSGGAGRRERMRAAGQQKPQAPEPPPPPSLEAGAGAGPSEAPVEPDRDGPREEDEPKLAPGPQVPPTSTQSVQTCCLLCHRERKGWEEGPSQNGLVLQGEKLPPDFMPKLVKNLLGEMPLWVCQSCRKSMEEDERQTGREHAVAISLSHTSCKSQSCGGDSHSSSSSSSSSSSSSSCHGNSGDWDPSSFLSAHKLSGLWNSPHSSGAVPGSSLGSPSTIPGEVFSISEHHRHSDLTAPPNSPTGHHPQPASLIPNHPGSFGSPPHPHLLPATPAAPFPAQASECPVAAAAAPHTPGVCQTPHLPSTSMPLLKMPPPFSGCSHPCSGHCSGHCSGPLLPPPSSQQLPSTHRDPGCKGHKFTHSGLACQLPQPCEADEGLGEEEDSSSERSSCTSSSTHQRDGKFCDCCYCEFFGHNAEKEKAHLAAEALKQVNRSVSGSQEPRPARERLLEWPDRELDRVNSFLSSRLQEIKNTVKDSIRASFSVCELNMDSNGFSKEGAAEPEPQSLSPSNLNGSSEQRPDINLDLSPLTLGSSQNHTLRVPGEPAPPWTEMRGSHPPWTEVRGPPPGIIPENGLVRRLNAVPNLSRVIWVKTPKPGNPSPEEPSPKEVPSYKQELPEPVASSGKPRKGKRQGSQAKKNEASPAPRSPASLEAASAKGQTPSSKQPGKAPEPPKVGSFAEAGEGSRGSQPGPGWAGSPKADEKGSSWRNWPGEAKARPLEQESVQPPGLARPQSLPQGKGRSRRSRNKQEKTAASLDDVFLPKDMDGVEMDETDREVEYFKRFCLDSAKQTRQKVAVNWTNFSLKKTTPSTAQ; this is encoded by the exons gttccccccacctccacccagtCTGTGCAGACTTGCTGCCTGCTATGTCATCGGGAACGCAAAGGCTGGGAAGAAGGCCCTTCCCAAAATGGACTGGTGTTGCAGGGTGAGAAGCTGCCCCCTGACTTCATGCCAAAGCTTGTCAAGAATCTCCTAGGCGAGATGCCTCTGTGGGTCTGCCAGAGTTGCCGAAAGAGCATGGAGGAAGATGAAAGGCAGACAGGTCGAGAGCATGCAGTGGCG ATCTCCTTGTCACACACATCCTGCAAATCACAGTCTTGTGGGGGTGACTCTCATTCCTCTTCGTCCTCCTCTTCAtcgtcctcgtcctcctcctcctgccatgGGAACTCAGGGGACTGGGATCCCAGCTCCTTCCTGTCAGCACATAAGCTCTCGGGCCTCTGGAACTCTCCGCACTCCAGTGGGGCCGTGCCGGGTAGCTCACTCGGGAGTCCTTCTACCATCCCTG GTGAGGTCTTCTCTATCTCGGAGCACCACCGGCACTCAGACCTCACTGCTCCACCTAACAGCCCCACCGGCCACCACCCCCAGCCAGCATCGCTGATCCCGAATCACCCCGGATCCTTCGGCTCACCACCCCACCCACACCTGCTGCCTGCCACCCCGGCAGCGCCTTTCCCTGCCCAGGCTTCAGAATGCCCTGTTGCCGCTGCTgccgccccccacaccccaggggTATGTCAgaccccccacctgccctccaccAGCATGCCGCTCCTGAAGATGCCTCCACCATTCTCGGGGTGCAGCCACCCCTGTAGCGGGCACTGCAGCGGGCACTGCAGCGGgcctctcctcccacctcccagctctCAGCAGCTCCCTAGCACTCACAG ggaccctgggtgCAAGGGACACAAGTTTACACACAGTGGTCTGGCCTGccagctgccccagccctgcGAAGCAGATGAGGGCCTGGGTGAGGAAGAGGACAGCAGCTCAGAGCGCAGCTCCTGCACCTCATCCTCCACTCACCAGAGAGATGGAAAGTTCTGTGACTGCTGCTACTGTGAGTTCTTCGGCCACAATGCG gaaaaggaaaaggccCACTTGGCAGCAGAAGCTCTAAAGCAGGTGAATCGTAGTGTTTCCGGAAGCCAGGAGCCAAGGCCTGCCAGGGAGAGGCTCTTGGAGTGGCCCGACCGGGAGCTGGATCGGGTCAACAGCTTCCTGAGCAGCCGTCTACAAGAGATCAAGAACACTGTCAAGGACTCTATCCGTGCCAGCTTCAGTGTGTGTGAGCTCAATATGGACAGCAATGGATTCTCTAAGGAGGGGGCTGCTGAGCCAGAGCCCCAGAGCCTATCCCCCTCAAACCTCAATGGCTCCTCAGAGCAACGGCCTGATATTAATCTTGACCTATCCCCTTTGACTTTGGGGTCCTCTCAGAACCACACGTTACGAGTTCCAGGTGAGCCGGCCCCACCATGGACAGAAATGAGAGGCTCTCACCCACCATGGACAGAGGTGAGGGGACCCCCTCCCGGTATCATCCCTGAGAATGGGCTAGTGAGGAGACTCAACGCTGTGCCCAACCTTTCCCGGGTAATCTGGGTCAAGACACCCAAGCCAGGCAACCCTAGCCCTGAGGAGCCAAGCCCAAAGGAGGTTCCCAGTTACAAGCAGGAGCTGCCTGAGCCTGTGGCCTCAAGTGGGAAGCCTCGGAAGGGCAAGAGACAGGGCAGTCAGGCCAAGAAGAATGAGGCAAGCCCAGCCCCCCGGTCCCCAGCCAGCCTAGAGGCTGCCAGTGCCAAGGGCCAGACCCCCAGCTCCAAGCAGCCAGGCAAGGCCCCGGAGCCTCCCAAAGTGGGCAGCTTTGCCGAGGCTGGAGAGGGGAGCCGGGGAAGCCAACCGGGACCAGGCTGGGCTGGCAGCCCCAAAGCCGACGAGAAGGGCAGCTCCTGGCGAAACTGGCCAGGTGAGGCCAAAGCACGGCCTCTGGAGCAGGAGTCTGTGCAGCCCCCAGGCCTAGCAAGGCCACAGAGCTTGCCACAGGGCAAGGGCCGCAGCCGCCGGAGCCGCAACAAGCAGGAGAAGACGGCCGCCTCCTTGG ACGATGTGTTCCTGCCCAAGGACATGGATGGGGTGGAGATGGATGAGACTGACCGGGAGGTGGAGTACTTCAAGAG GTTCTGTTTGGATTCTGCAAAGCAAACTCGTCAGAAAGTTGCTGTGAACTGGACCAACTTCAGCCTCAAGAAAACCACTCCCAGCACAGCTCAGTGA